CAGACATTAGTGGCTTTTGTAGCTCTGTCGTGCTGCCATTTTACTATCAGCTTTTGAGTCCACTTATCACTACATATCAATACATTATCATGACTGcacattgcaaaaaaaattaaatactatgTTAACCTCTGGTTGacacaataacaaaaacatggcAACAACTATAAAACTACCTAAAAATTATAGGGCAGCACCatcacaaccacctagcaacaccatagcagccacctggagTACCATGGCAACACGATACATACACCAATGCCATAGAACTGTCTGCCCAGCCCAGTGGTTTTACTTTAGTGACCCTGTAGTAACTGTCTGGCAGTGGAAGCTGAAGCCATTTAAGCTGTTCTGACTTATCACCTTCATTTTACATCACtggatattttatttaattataaatcgTACATATTATGATGTGAATTTTGTACTGTggactacacacacaccaaatcagCACCTAATAAACTCCAGCCTTTCCCAAAGCTCTCGATCCCTCCAGTTCAGAGAATTTCCAGAATCTGAATTGTGAAATGTACTGTAATGAGTTGAACTGGTAGCTCTTGGTCTGTATACAAGCAACTGTGCACTGAACACAACCTGCAGCTCAGCAGCGGGCAGTTCGGTTTTTCGGTAACCGTGGAAAATATGGTATGTTTAGTGTCCATGAGTGCTGACACTTCATTGTTATTTGGCATTGGTGTTATTTGGCATTGGTCCCGGCATTTACACATTAGTGAATTGTAAATTTACAACTGAGGCTTTGTaaaatcagttgtaaaaagcgctatacaaataaatttggtttgatttgaatTTTTAGAGGTCTCTGTGGCGTGTCACTGTGTATTCACTGTGCACGAGAGGTTACTGAATGGTTTAATTGTGAAAGGTAGAAAGTATGTCAATTTTATTTGGCATTAGCTGTGGCTATTAACATTGGTTTCTTGCAAGCTATCCCATCTCCATTATCAAAACACCAATTGAAGAAACATCTTATGGAAGAATGGTGTTCAATCCCTCTATTCCAGACAGTTCTAGAGACCATGCTGAGGTACACTGAATTAAGCTATTCTTGTTGCCTGTGGTCTGCATACCTGtctgtgtacagtacagtatagtatggAATATAATGGCATAATAAATCTCactctttgtttcagtgttcctgaGCTACACCGCATTGGTTGTCCTGCTGCTGATCATACTTATTGGCTGGCTTTCTCCTGCGTATGGAAAGTCCAACATCATGGTGTATGTGGGCATCTGTTCTCTCCTCGGCTGTTTTACAGTGCCCAGCTGCAAAGGCCTGGGTCTGGCTGCAAAAGATGCTTTTGGTGGAGATGCCTTCACAACTGACAACAGAGCCCTGTACCTTTTCCTGTGCCTGCTGGCTGTTCTCCTAGTCAGCATCCTCATCCAGTTCACTTTCATCAACAAAGCCTTAGAGAACTTCAGCTCCAACATGTTTGAGGCTGTGTATTATGTGGTATTCACATCATCTGTTATTCTTGCCTCTGCTATTCTTTTTAAAGAGTGGGAAGCTTTGGGAATTTTGGACTGTTTGGGCATTCTTTGTGGATTTACCACAGTGTCTGTGGGTGTGGTCTTATTACGCATATCCCAGGAAGCGGTGCTTACGTGGATTCCATCTAGAACTAAAGaagaataatttaatattgaGTGAAATATTCTTTTTAACACAGTTTCTTGAGAATATGAACCTAAATATGAACTAAACAGTTAAATGGTATTTGTTCATGAACATTGTATTAACACCACATTTCTAGTTGAACAAATCATCTGGATTAATACTTGAttataggcctgtcatgataattacccATTTTTTCTTAGCAAGGAGTGGTAAATAAGCTATTATATTACatattgatttgtttgttttatttatttcttaaatattcACTACTCCTTAAAAGGGTGTAAATGCATTATATTATGATTATGTCAGTGGTGGTATTATAGTCTTCGAATGACTATAATATTGTCTATTAAAAGTagttctgggacaatatatcatctaaACTtatttatcatgacaggcctacttgATTATGttggtttatttaaaatgtgtaacTTTTCCTGATTTATAAACTGATCTTGAAAATACTTCTAAAATGTTTTACaacttttaaatgtttgttttttattacattttaataaattctTATGGATCTGTTAATTTATCAAGTctctgtataattaaaatataaatgtctGGCTTGAACACTTAAACTAGTGACAAAAATGGGCAATGTTCCACTGACCAAGCAATCAGTCTGTCCACAGCTGACAACCCCTGGGACCAGCGCTTTTCAGAGTTGGTCTATGAAAGGCTGCTAAATGCAAATCTGGGAGTTTAAAATATGTCGTTTAAAACATACAGTTGTCTGCATTTACTGTTGACATGGCAATATTAAACCTTACAGAATTAATAGCTAACATGTTTtcgattattttatttttgttattttattattttttataatgttatttcctttatttatagGGATGTCAGTGTTAGCACACAAACAATTCTGGAAACTTGAATGCtctttttatgtaaataaatccCGTGATAAAGCTTACAAGCCCCTGCGACATATTAGCGGATTTATTTAGTAATATAACAGCGTAGGTATTTTCGAGGTAAGAAGgtagataacttttttttttttatgctgaaatTTAAGCTTTCTTTTTAGGGTAAAAATTCATCCTGCAATGCAAAGGCTCTCTTGGGCTCCTTTTAGGTAGTGTAACACTTTTGGGTAGGTATGAAATAACAGAAATAACAAATGAGTTCTACAATGTTAAAGCACCTGGATGTATGTATGTCTAGGGTGCAAAAACATTTGATGTTCTGTGCTGAGAAAATGAGTATCAGTATAAaaattatcaaacatttataaaatatgattttacCCAAATGCTCCCATTCTTTTTGGACTCACTcagagcgccctctagtgtcttgACAAACTCGAAACAATTACAAAACAATACAGTGAACATAagtgtacaataaataaataacttaaatcaatcaatatataaatagctaaatattttattaaatgatgcAATAAGCAGCAATCACTACAGCTCAAGCATGCATGAGCTTTCCAAAGtacatattctattttttttagttcaacTCCTCTGTAGAAGTTCCTCTGTTCTGGATGGACCTGCGCAGAAAAGCGGGTGGGAAACAAAACAGTGCGTTGTTTACGGTGTTTACGTGTGACGTAGCGCAGTGCGAACCAATCAGGAGGGCGCTTTTCCCGCAGGCGCAGCTCGCTGCCCTTTCACCGTGTGGGTGGATCCGCAAAGGTTAGCTGGAGAGAACGTCATCGCCTCTCTGCGCCAGGAGCCCGCAAGCAAACCCCGGACAATGAAACTCCATAAAGCTATATCTGGACCAAGCTCGCTGTGACCGCCCGAGAAAACAAACAGGTAGATATTCTGTGATCGAGCTCGTGTGATTGGAAACAGTTCTGGATCCGGATCAGTGGAGTTAGTTAGTTAACGCTAGATTAGCTGGCTTTCTGATAGGCAGCCAATCACCGGTGCCTGGTCGGATAGTTAGCCAAGTGTCTGGAATAGCAGGTTCAAACGTTCAGCTGGTATCAGATCCTCTGATACACCTGTCTCAGTAGCTGAGATATCCAGTTAGCGCAAAGGCCCCGGTCCACGTGAGAGTCGGTGCCAGCGCCAGCTAATTTAGCTAGCCACTTATGCAGctttatagctagctaactagctatattGCTAGCTaacgtggaggaggaggaggctagCTAATTATATGCATGTCActttagctagcctagctagcatttGCACTTAAACCTTTGGATTCATCCAGCAGTTCACACAAACAGCTAGTCTGACGACAGTCCTGGAAGTTTTCCATAATAACGATAAGCTACTTGCTAGCGCAGCGTACTAAGCCTGAACTCTAGCTAAAGGTTCCCTTTTGGTTTGGCTAGAAACCATTATTATTTCCTGAGCAGTAAGGTCTGACTAGTAGACTTTGAGGTGATTATGTTGCATGTGGTAGGTTAACATAAGGGTGGCTAATtatctaacctagctagctatttTCACCATAGCTGACTAGTCTAGTTTAACCATCGCTAACTCGCTAACTAAGCTACAACCCTTCTCTCTGGATTGATCCAGCTGTCCTCACAAACAGTTCTAGCTCGTCAGACTGTTCACATTCCTGGGTGTATTCCCTATTAAGGATAGCTAAACCTATctagctagttaagctagcttTCTAACTTAGACTGAACTTTAGCTAAAAGTTCAAGGTTGGTTTTGCCACCATTATTTCCTGAACAGTAAGGTCTAGTAGATGTGGGGTGATTATGTTGCTGCTGGTGGTAACCTGATGGTGGTTGATTAGCCAGCTAGCTGTtggcaaaatacagctctggaaaaaaaaacgagtttctttgattttaccaaattgaaaacctctggaatataataaagaggaaggtgGCTgttcgcaagccatcaaaccaagctgaactgcttgaatttttgcttctggagtggcataaagttatccaaaagcagtgtgtaagactggtggaggagaacatgccaagattcatgaaaactgtgattaaaaaaacagagttattccaccaaacattaatttttgaacttttaaaactttatgaatatgaatttgttttctttgcattatttggggtctgaaagctctgcatcttttttgttattttagccatttcccattttctgcaaataagtgctttaaattactatttttatttggaacttgggagaaacgttgtctgcagtttatataattaaaccacaatgttcattttactcaaacatatacctataaatagcaaaatcagagaaacttattcagaaaccgAAGGGAAGTAGATTAGCTACTTTCCCCTGGATTGATCCAACAGTCCACACAAAGAGTTGCACTCATATAGCTAGCCAGTCTGACCACATTCCTGGACGTTTTACATATTAAGGATAACAAAGCTAACTAATATACTTAGACTCTAGTTAAAAAGGCTTCCTGTTGCTTTAGTTAGAAacttatttcttatttaaattaagaaaatttaaattatttaaattattttctgacTTGTGAGCTATAGGTTGTAGGTAGGTTAGCAGACGTGGAGGTGAATCTGGAGTTAGCAAATGTTTGTTAGATTACTGATGCTGGTGCCATTGGGTTGTAGGTAGGTTATTGGTTTGATATGTCAATGTGTAGATACTAGAATGAAGTGTAATTAACAAGCTAATGCTGTCTATGCCtggaataagctagctaacctagaggTTCCAGTTCTGTTCATTTCTGTAACCTGAGTGTTTGGTTGCTAACCTAATGTTAGCTAGGAGGATAAAGTTGTCTTGCCCTTGCCTGAACTTTCCGCCTCACCTTATCCAGCCAGTTAAATAGTTGATAATAGTGGGCTGGGAATTTGGAATAAGAACATTTCAGTGTCGTGGCAGCGTGTTTGCTCATCAGGCAGGTGGCCTAATTGGCAGCACTCACTTCCTCAATATCTCAGTTAACGCCTGTTGCTGGAGACACACTAACGCTGTCTCTCTTTAGCTctgtttttcccctctctctctctttgagatagtttattttattatttttgtgtcgGTTTGATATGAACGAAACGGTGAAATACGCTGGATGCAGGGTGTGCCAGGCTTCTTATGGAAATGGTAAGTCGAGGTGGAAAATCCGCGtgtagaaagtaaaaatccatcccaggatttttCTTCCAGTTCACTGGGTTTCTCTGCCTCAGCTGAGCTTTAAACTACTttatggatttttactttcagaACCTGGATTATTTACCTGGTACTATCTCTAATTGAAGGCTTTGCTTGCTGcttctctgtttttgtttgtttgttagttaacTAGATAGCTTTCTAGTTAACTCCATCCACATAGATTTGGGTTATTTATGAATGAATGCCTGACATAAGTAGTAACTCTCTATGGAACAGTGTTTCCTTCAGACAACAAACCACTTTTTTGTGttaattacaacattttttaacttattaatgttatgtttaaaaaataatgtcacGAGACAGGCCTccttttaaacaaaattagggtATAAGAATTTTGGTTAGCATTCTACCTAAGGCTGGAGTAATCTTTTTAGCAACAAACACAATACAGTAATTGATAAGATGATTTTAATGTTAtaacatgtttaatgtttaatatctaaataaataccttgaagataaaaaaaaaaatctatatgtgAAAAGATATGTGCATCAAAATGTATTCTAATATTTCAGGGGCTTAAAGCAGGTTTTaacctcaggcaacaaaccactttttttGGTGATTACACAGTCccttatatttttaatgtttttttatttatttttttattattattaatatatataaaatgtcatAAGACAATCCTCCATTAAATACAGTGAGCAGGAGGAATTTGGTTTGACTTTCTCTCGGGAGTACCGTAATCTTTTTTGCAATCAAAGCCACATAGAATGCAATGCCAGTAATTGATAAGATAAATAGTTTCAAATGTTTTAACGTTCTTAAATTTAAGTACATATAAGATTAAATAATATATgtgcatcaatgtaaaaatatataattaagtatatatgtattttttgttttcatttacttatttattgtgcTTTTTCATTTGTTGCCTCAGGACAACATTTTGCAGTCGGacctcttttatgtttttttcttaaaaaaaaaaatcatgtcagaGGGTtaaatgatttgtttttattaactTATTTAAACGGTGTGTTTTGTTTAATATTCAGGACAACATTATGCAGTCTTACAAACTCTTTTAATGTGTTGCTTGTTTTTactccaaataaaataaagattcaTGTTACAGAGGGTTAACTGTAATAATGTGTGTTTTGGGTTTGTTTCAGACACTGTATCTGGAAAGGAGTGCATTACTGGGGAGCGCCTTGTCTGCCTGGTGCTCAATGTGACGGAGTACAGAGCTTTATCAGAGAGCACTATGGGCCAAGACCGGGGCAAATATGATTTCTACATTGGCCTGGCTCTGGCCATCAGCTCCAGTATATTTATCGGGGGCAGTTTTATTCTGAAGAAGAAGGGGCTCCTTCGCCTGGCCAGGAAGGGCTCAACAAGAGcaggtaacacacacaaacacacacacacaccacagtctGCTTTGTTTTTGGGAGCTAAGGTGAAGAATGACTTCACACCAGTCTAAAACATGCGTATAGATACCTGTTCTCTAACCTCACAGTCCCAGTCAGGGCGGTTAGACTAGTATAGTCTGTTTCAGGTGTTTCAGATGTTACAACAGGCACTCCTTCTCCTTGATCTGATGATGTCAAGTGCTGTTTCGACAGCTCTCTGGCTAAAAAGGGTGCGGCTTCTTTGGTTGGGTGGATTATAGTCCACTCCACATAGTCACTAACAATCAGCCATGACTGTTTTATGTTACATAAGAAATCATTAACGGTGGACCATATTGCACTACACCACTTGTTACCATTTATAGTGATTTCATAGGGCAGAGGTTGCACAGTGAAATATATGTATGTCATATGTGTTCTGTCTCCTCACTGTGAATGGTTCATTGTCAAAAAATGAACGACCAACACATTAACCTTTCACCTTTAGCTTTTTACTGCTAGTGCTGCTGTACTTTACTAAATTACTACAACATTATTACAAAGCATTTGTTAACACTAAGGGTAAGGGGGAGTGTGTCACAGACTAATATTTTGTTaagttttgtttgtgtttatttttttgtttatttaagttacttaattgtacttaaaaacaGGTTTGATTAGAACATGCTGTAAATTCCATAGATATTCTCATAGCAACACCATTTGAATTTGCACTGACTGTAATTACACACATACAATTTAGTGTTTACCCTGAAGACTGTTTGTACTAAAAAGTAAATCATTACATATGGTACcagtttagacacacctcttctctttcaatgtgttttctacaGGAACACGTGAAAATTTTTGTAATTTGTTATATTCTGTAATTTGTTATacttctaagtagccacatttagctttgaggtcagatctgcacactcttggtagcTTTTTTATATGGACTGCCATGTCCTCaagctctaaaaacaatagaaacaggggaacatgagatttaaaagacatctaacgttgtttaaacatggaaagtactgatatttagtgattaaatatataatctgttgtgtttaggcACTTTTCGAGACTCCTATACCCATCTCctattgcacttctgtccccggcactttgtgtaatgcggtgctgttacaaatgaacgattagtcgacaatgaaatttgtagtcgacaaatttaaataatctactttgtcgattatatcgactaattgttgcagccctatacGTGAGGTGAATACACCTTTTgctgattaaaaataataataaaaacacaaagggAATACATGTACAGTAAGTCATATAGAGGCATATGACCCATAAATGTTTCTACTTGAGCTTATCCTGTTTGTACTGTTACTGACTCTAACTACACTAGTAGTAATGGGTACCAGTGCCCTAAAAAAGAGGTTAaaactttatataaatatttatcttaTCACAGACAAAACATACCAGTGATATGAAACAGTAAACATACTGAAAAGATACTGCACCTGTTTAATGAACATGTATTAAGCATTATGCACACTTCCTAGCATTGCTTTCTGGCCTTGCTCTCTTAGGATGTAAATTGCTGTCATAAAAAAGTATATAAGTTTCTTAGTATTAAATATGTTTACCAACCTCTTAGAAGTGCATGTCTTTGAAAAATTACCTCAGGAGCGAAATTGCAGGGTGAGTAATGGAGTAGTGGAATAAACTGCATTAAAGATAACCTGCATTATCTCTCTTTCACCAGGTCAAGGTGGCCATGCATACTTGAAGGAATGGCTGTGGTGGGCTGGTTTATTGTCAAGTAAGTGGttgttatttttaatgtatataaGTTTTTTTATAGAACAGTATTTTGTGGTTACTAATGTAACTCgttgtgtttttgcagtgggGGCTGGTGAAGCTGCAAATTTCGCTGCCTATGCCTTCGCTCCTGCCACCCTCGTCACTCCTCTTGGTGCTCTCAGCGTGCTTGTGAGGTATGTTGAGCTATTATATGTTTTGCGTGTTCCAGTGTTGTGATAAAATGTATATCTTTGCAAAGAAGTTATTTGCATATTGATGTAATTAAAGCTATTACATCATTCTCTAATGCACACATTGCAAAAAGTGAAGGGTTGTTCATTGTTTTAGAAGATTTGGAAAAAATCCAGCACAAGGCTTTATGTTCCTAtatgtaaaaaagagaaaatgaataaATCCTTAATACACATAGCAAACGAACATTTTCTAGGTAACCTGAGACAAAAGTAGTATTCTTCAGTAGCTAAATAAGTTGTTGTCTTAGGCTAAAATTGTCTGGTTACCGGACAAATGTTGTTTGGGTATAAttactagggctgggtattgtttaaaaatttagtTACTGGTACTGATGGGATACattagaggggggggggggggggggaagcacAGTGTTGTTTTTACCGTGTTGTGTGCGCTCTCCGTGTTTGGCAACTTTTATGTgggtttcatgcaaagtatcgaaaacaagaaccaattattattattattattattattattatttatttttttaggccTTTCGGTACTCTGTGGTACCGAGACATTTCGgttggtgcctttttggtattgaatttcaaTACCCGCCCTAATTGTTACATGCATGAGACATTCTGAACTGTAACCAAAAAGAGGACAAAAGAGTCCACGGTGACGTCTGTGTCACACACCCGTTTAAAGATGTAGAAAGTTCCATACAGCATTCTGTCTGTCATTTTAACTCATTGAGTTCATAAGtgatatatactgtacatcacgagagcatcacaggacagtgtgtgaaactgtgtttgttcatctgaccttGTTTACGTGTGTTTAGCtcctttttaaaagtgtattatttgcttGAACAGATCTGTTCCAACCAGTTTAACAGTtcacatttaattaaatgttttatgttgcATATAACTAgttgatttataaatgatttataaaacaaaaatattatgaaaTGTTATTAACTTGTCAtttgtgttacatcaggattttagctttaaaatatagggaaaaaaacacaaatgagatGCTCAATGAATtaggtatcaatattcagaagtgGTCTAGTATCTTATGAGTTAATAATAGTGTAACCATTGGTCCcatataatacttttttttaatagttttacacCAATCCAAACAGCCTTTATCCAGACAGAGTCACACATATAGCATCTACATGGCTTTATTAAAGACTCCTTAAAGAACCATGTTGTTTTCTTCTTTAACAAATACAAAGAGTGTGTAAAATAAGTGTGAATGTTGTTGCAGTGCGGTCCTGTCTTCCTACTTCCTGACCGAAAGGTTAAATCTGCACGGAAAGCTGGGCTGTCTGCTCAGTATCCTGGGCTCCACCACCATGGTGATCCACGCACCTCAGGAGGAGGAGATTGACAGCCTGAAAGACATGGCCAAGAAACTGGTGGATCCAGGTACATTATGTCTAGATGCTTTCTTTCTGAATGAGTTTgactgtcagttttttttttttacctgtaaatGGATGCAATCTTAGTCCACAGTGGATGTTACTGGCATGAAGAGCTTATCAAAGTGAAGAAAATAGAATATGTATATCTTATATATgcatatgtgtaatatatgtatttacagtggctttcaaaagtGTTTtatcataccccttaaacttttttttttttttttttaacatttcgtcaccttacaaccacaaacctaaacttccttggttttcatgatgcagtttgttcactagtgttctctaatatACCACAGAGGCCTACACAGAACAAATGTtcatatttatactgagactgaaTTACACagagctggactctattaactaattaagtgacttctgattGCAGTTCTTGGCACTGTATTTTGTTTAGGGGTTGCAGAGTGTATAcgttgcacgtcacacttttcagaattaattaatttatttattttttgcagttcAAATTTTAAaagcatgtatcattttcattccactttacagtcttctttgtgttggtctatgacttaaaatctcaatagaaCCCatttttgtggttgtaaggtgacaaaatgat
This DNA window, taken from Astyanax mexicanus isolate ESR-SI-001 chromosome 5, AstMex3_surface, whole genome shotgun sequence, encodes the following:
- the nipa1 gene encoding magnesium transporter NIPA1 — protein: MEDAPLPVVGVGIAIVSSFINGSTFVLQKKGILRARRSGRSYLSDCVWWCGTLAMIVGQIGNFLAHNAAPAVLVTPLGALGVLFGAILASLLLQEHLNMLGKLGCVLCCCGSFVLIIHSPKSEGVASSVEFEERLLDPVFLSYTALVVLLLIILIGWLSPAYGKSNIMVYVGICSLLGCFTVPSCKGLGLAAKDAFGGDAFTTDNRALYLFLCLLAVLLVSILIQFTFINKALENFSSNMFEAVYYVVFTSSVILASAILFKEWEALGILDCLGILCGFTTVSVGVVLLRISQEAVLTWIPSRTKEE